One genomic window of Fusarium keratoplasticum isolate Fu6.1 chromosome 3, whole genome shotgun sequence includes the following:
- a CDS encoding NDT80 domain-containing protein has protein sequence MSTFNSMPGLPTGASASESMAMNLSSGQSQNMGMDVFDQDLTFDESLLDGTALPNLPFGSSYDLDAFSTTFEDPFSYSSRHFEPTPHQDVLHEESSPQEPDNKLLGFSAPVSSATIINENNQFVEASMTAELYGMFFVAEDVFGGESTGRPLELTCYRRNLWQCSGQIALPRMITNIMNEQGQHVQIFELMASITAVESIEGKSTEIISIPWKNANPQGGEDPKAVSAPPNITLDLSTGQELDAHRVSLPVSWKRLQFKHATANNGRRKGLQQHYVVKISLLGKTQTGELIKIAEIQSGPVIVRGRSPRNFDSRKDVPLTGDKRFDRRSTSTSNADQPTLKLERENSQAFPQRFPSAGSVQPLSHPLPSPQPQASPHPAKRVALSPTMARPPIPAWSNDSNSSAKAQTTHNSRSSASRQNTSLPINLSLSEDERSPNRSSAELHSPNSGKNHSTTGVNREASPAEEADPLYEYFPLTVDDWMPPVDAVYRPHVVHHTIMPPEMKAQQLRSKAKRYFAPE, from the exons ATGTCCACCTTCAACTCAATGCCGGGGCTGCCAACAGGCGCCTCCGCCAGCGAatccatggccatgaatCTCAGCTCCGGACAGTCCCAGAATATGGGAATGGACGTCTTTGACCAAGATCTAACCTTTGACGAATCACTACT CGACGGAACCGCGTTGCCGAACCTCCCCTTTGGCAGTTCGTACGACCTGGATgccttctcaacaacctttGAAGATCCATTCTCCTACTCGTCGCGACATTTCGAACCTACGCCCCACCAAGATGTCCTGCACGAGGAATCCTCCCCCCAGGAGCCTGACAATAAGCTCCTGGGCTTCTCTGCCCCGGTCTCGAGCGCCACCATTATCAATGAGAATAACCAGTTTGTCGAGGCAAGCATGACTGCCGAGTTATACGGCATGTTCTTTGTCGCCGAGGACGTCTTTGGCGGCGAGTCGACGGGACGGCCCCTCGAGTTGACGTGTTATCGACGCAATCTGTGGCAGTGCTCGGGGCAGATCGCTCTTCCCCGGATGATCACCAACATTATGAATGAGCAGGGGCAACACGTTCAAATATTCGAGCTTATGGCGTCCATTACCGCTGTCGAATCCATCGAGGGAAAATCTACCGAGATTATATCCATCCCCTGGAAGAATGCAAACCCACAAGGAGGGGAAGACCCAAAAGCTGTTTCCGCTCCACCCAATATTACTCTTGATCTTTCAACAGGCCAGGAACTAGACGCGCATCGAGTGTCTCTGCCCGTCTCCTGGAAACGACTCCAATTCAAGCACGCCACCGCCAACAATGGTCGAAGAAAGGGCCTGCAGCAACATTACGTTGTCAAGATCAGCCTCCTGGGCAAGACACAGACAGGAGAGTTAATCAAGATTGCCGAGATACAGTCTGGCCCAGTCATTGTGCGAGGCCGGAGCCCGAGGAACTTTGATAGCAGAAAGGACGTTCCCCTAACGGGCGACAAGCGATTCGATAGGAGGAGTACATCGACCTCGAATGCTGATCAACCAACACTGAAGTTGGAGCGAGAGAATTCTCAAGCTTTCCCGCAAAGATTCCCTTCCGCTGGTAGTGTCCAG CCCCTATCTCACCCACTACCCAGCCCTCAGCCGCAAGCCAGCCCTCATCCCGCCAAGAGAGTGGCTCTATCACCAACAATGGCGAGGCCACCAATTCCAGCTTGGTCAAATGACTCCAATAGCTCTGCCAAAGCACAGACTACCCACAACAGCAGAAGCTCGGCATCACGGCAAAACACTTCTCTCCCGATTAACCTATCCTTATCAGAGGATGAGAGAAGTCCCAATCGCTCCAGTGCTGAGTTGCATAGCCCCAACTCGGGCAAGAACCATTCCACGACAGGTGTAAACCGGGAAGCCAGCCCTGCAGAAGAGGCTGACCCCTTGTACGAGTACTTCCCGCTGACGGTGGACGATTG GATGCCACCGGTCGACGCCGTCTACAGACCGCACGTGGTCCATCACACCATCATGCCACCCGAGATGAAGGCGCAGCAGCTGAGGAGCAAGGCGAAGCGATATTTTGCCCCCGAGTAA
- a CDS encoding N-acetylglucosamine-6-phosphate deacetylase — translation MTATEGRRQQDGDAMQWLVSRCVDSRQIRKDSPTDTPNTITTMPAAISPTLPPTGITKFTNCRLLKRGDLVWEDLWVSSATGKIVDSQASFYGELHLPDSTIDLGGRIIAPGLIESQLNGAFGFNFSTLLDDMSEYGKNMEQVNRLLVKTGVTSYIPTITSQRPEMYQKALPYLGPSGERRIAFHGAESLGAHCEGPFLSPTKNGVHNVDVLLQAQSIEDLERCYGRENMTPRQDGSKLPIKMITAAPERGQMMKLIPEITARGIIYSVGHTEATYEEASQAVSNGARMITHLFNAMRPLHHRNPGVFGVLGKAESLPRPFFGIISDGIHLHPTTIKIAYNAHPDGFILVTDAMHLVGLPDGAYPWTNGEGTCNIIKKGPKLLLENSDTIAGSSITLLECVNNFMQWTGAGIPQALGAVTSTPAAMLGLQGVKGTLDSGADADLVILSENAVSQGEVGGAYHRLVLDEVWKFGERVSRAEKGGNFM, via the exons ATGACGGCGACTGAGGGTCGGCGGCAACAGGACGGCGATGCCATGCAGTGGCTGGTTTCACGTTGTGTCGACTCGAGACAGATCCGAAAAG ACTCTCCTACAGACACTCCCAACACCATCACAACCATGCCTGCCGCCATCTCCCCAACGCTGCCACCCACTggcatcaccaagttcaCCAACTGTCGTCTCCTAAAGCGAGGCGATCTTGTCTGGGAGGACCTGTGGGTCAGCTCGGCCACTGGCAAGATCGTTGACAGCCAGGCTTCCTTCTACGGCGAGCTCCATCTCCCTGATTCGAccatcgaccttggtggGCGCATCATCGCCCCTGGTCTGATCGAGAGCCAGCTGAATGGAGCCTTTGGCTTCAACTTTTCGACCCTGCTGGACGACATGTCCGAATATGGCAAAAACATGGAGCAGGTCAATCGCCTACTGGTCAAGACAGGGGTGACATCGTACATCCCGACAATCACGAGCCAGCGCCCTGAAATGTACCAAAAG GCACTCCCGTATCTGGGCCCGTCTGGGGAACGGCGCATCGCCTTTCATGGGGCCGAGTCGCTCGGCGCTCACTGCGAGGGTCCGTTCCTGAGCCCCACCAAGAACGGCGTCCACAATGTCGACGTCCTCTTACAGGCACAGTCTATTGAGGACCTTGAGCGATGCTATGGTCGCGAGAACATGACTCCTCGTCAAGATGGAAGCAAGTTGCCCATCAAGATGATCACTGCCGCACCCGAGCGAGgacagatgatgaagctcaTTCCCGAGATCACGGCCAGGGGGATCATCTATTCTGTTGGCCACACCGAGGCCACATATGAGGAAGCATCCCAAGCAGTCAGCAATGGTGCCAGAATGATTACACACCTCTTCAACGCTATGCGCCCTCTGCATCACAGAAACCCGGGCGTCTTTGGTGTTCTGGGCAAGGCCGAGAGCCTGCCAAGACCTTTCTTCGGCATCATCTCTGACGGCATCCACCTACACCCCACGACCATCAAAATCGCCTACAACGCGCACCCTGAcggcttcatcctcgtcacgGACGCTATGCATCTTGTCGGTCTCCCAGATGGAGCTTACCCATGGACCAATGGGGAAGGTACATGCAATATTATCAAGAAGGGTCCCAAGCTGCTGCTCGAGAACTCGGACACGATTGCCGGAAG TTCGATTACGCTGCTTGAGTGCGTCAACAACTTCATGCAATGGACGGGAGCAGGCATTCCACAGGCTCTCGGGGCAGTGACCTCGACGCCTGCTGCCATGCTCGGCTTGCAAGGAGTCAAGGGCACACTGGACTCGGGTGCCGACGCCGACCTCGTGATCCTATCTGAGAACGCTGTGAGTCAGGGCGAGGTTGGAGGAGCCTACCATCGCCTTGTTCTAGACGAGGTGTGGAAGTTTGGCGAGAGAGTCTCTCGGGCTGAAAAGGGCGGAAACTTCATGTGA
- a CDS encoding Glyco-hydro-3 domain-containing protein — protein MAPPGSASSSSSSEDYSNASHRYLKHTTTGTLRGDRSNRHQRRSKYHVTRHHRHRRPQTMAHSTDDADLDPIWQDLDRAIGQILIMGWDGTEVTPQIRSLIEDHHLGSIILTAKNLKSAQQTAELVQELQTIAKNAGHPQPLLIALDQENGGVNSLFDEDYVCQFPSAMGVAATGRADLAYEVTKATATEISACGVNLMLGPVLDVLNNARYQPLGVRATGDDPQEVSQYGLAALRGIRDAGIASCGKHFPSYGNLDFLGSNLDVPIITQTLEELSISALVPFRNAIGSGKLDAMFIGGCGISNPSMSVSHACLSDQVVDDLLRDELGFNGVAISECLEMEALSHELGVQNGVVMAVEAGCDLVLLCRAYDVQLEAIKGLKLGYENGIITKERIFTSLRRVLQLKSTCTSWSKALNPPGVSLLSQLHPSHLALSLRAYDDSITVIRDKEKLLPLSASMHPGEELLLLTPLVKPLPASSLTKKLLSAKGNQSQAWGNHDMWAHNDRDRSAIMSGEGVFREFGKSLARARNEKLLHTSYTANGVRPVHENLIHRASCIIIVTADANRNLYQAGFTKHVDMMCAMLRSRGQKKQLIVVAVSSPYDFAMDKSIGTYLCTFDFTENALHALARALVGDITPLGTLPGTLRKSKKVLKSRQHWLVEEYHPDRDASGLEDLIRAIHRASAPDLQFLRTTTAATFQLKNPNIAEAHMVVRNSSTGALYGFAATYFLHGVGILAAIFVDPSKRDVSIGRSLHRRALRSLMQRRGIKKVQLGSAFPGVFLGIPVDIEVNTVKEWFSNSGWDVQFPRRVTNMIIQDLPNWSAPEGLLQSIQRANISFDLIHGLDNGDGVLSHVRTHANAEILELYRYALSDTKSCGIVRAKDATGSLLGTIIISKQHGSLATHVPALLSHTEDISGILAPIVPAMPQSNLVLQGLALMGVRQSKGHKAAKVVLGWVVDDGTEPLAAMGFETLQAFEEITNSPENFSNLG, from the exons ATGGCCCCTCCCGGGtcagcatcctcctcatcctcgagcgaAGACTACAGCAATGCATCGCATCGTTACCTCAAGCACACGACGACGGGGACGTTGAGGGGCGATCGCAGCAACCGGCAtcagagaagaagcaagTATCATGTGAcgaggcatcatcgtcaccgcCGCCCACAGACCATGGCCCATAGCACCGACGACGCCGACCTGGATCCAATATGGCAGGATCTCGACCG TGCCATTGGGCAGATCCTGATCATGGGTTGGGATGGCACTGAAGTCACCCCCCAGATCAGGAGCCTTATCGAGGACCACCATCTTGGCTCTATTATCCTCACTGCCAAGAACCTAAAGT CTGCCCAGCAAACTGCTGAACTTGTTCAAGAACTACAGACTATTGCCAAGAATGCGGGTCATCCACAACCGCTGTTGATTGCTCTTGACCAAGAGAATGGAGGCGTCAACAGTCTGTTTGACGAGGACTATGTCTGTCAATTCCCAAGTGCAATGGGAGTTGCGGCCACAGGTCGAGCAGACCTTGCCTACGAAGTCACCAAGGCCACAGCAACTGAGATCTCTGCTTGTGGTGTAAACCTCATGCTAGGTCCAGTGCTTGATGTCTTGAACAACGCTCGCTACCAGCCTCTGGGTGTTCGCGCAACGGGAGACGATCCGCAGGAAGTGTCTCAGTATGGTCTTGCTGCCCTGAGAGGAATCCGTGACGCAGGGATAGCTTCCTGCGGGAAACACTTCCCTTCGTATGGAAACCTGGACTTTCTTGGTTCAAATCTAGACGTTCCCATTATTACCCAAACACTGGAAGAACTAAGCATAAGCGCTCTGGTTCCCTTTCGAAACGCCATTGGGTCCGGCAAGTTGGATGCCATGTTCATCGGAGGCTGTGGTATCTCCAACCCATCAATGAGCGTGAGCCATGCTTGTCTATCCGACCAAGTGGTGGATGACCTGCTCCGCGATGAGCTCGGTTTCAACGGTGTTGCCATCTCAGAatgcttggagatggaggcccTCAGTCATGAACTTGGTGTACAGAACGGTGTTGTCATGGCAGTGGAGGCGGGCTGTGATCTGGTCCTCCTCTGCCGTGCCTACGATGTTCAGCTCGAAGCTATCAAGGGATTGAAGCTGGGCTACGAGAACGGCATCATCACTAAGGAGAGAATCTTTACTTCGCTGAGGAGAGTGCTTCAGCTAAAGTCGACTTGCACATCTTGGAGCAAGGCACTGAATCCTCCAGGCGTTTCCCTCCTCTCTCAACTTCACCCATCCCACCTTGCCCTATCACTCCGCGCCTATGATGACTCCATCACTGTCATTCGGGATAAGGAGAAGCTACTCCCGCTTTCTGCCTCAATGCACCCGGGAGAAGAATTACTTCTACTCACGCCCTTGGTCAAACCACTTCCCGCATCCTCTCTTACCAAAAAACTCCTCAGTGCCAAGGGAAACCAAAGCCAAGCGTGGGGTAATCACGATATGTGGGCACATAATGATCGAGACCGCAGTGCCATCATGAGCGGAGAGGGTGTGTTTCGAGAGTTTGGTAAATCTCTTGCGCGAGCCCGCAACGAGAAGTTGCTTCATACTAGCTATACAGCGAATGGAGTTCGTCCAG TGCATGAAAACCTGATCCATAGGGCATCTTGTATCATTATTGTCACGGCTGATGCCAACCGAAACCTCTACCAAGCTGGCTTTACCAAGCACGTCGACATGATGTGCGCGATGCTTCGGAGCAGAGGCCAGAAGAAGCAGTTGATCGTGGTTGCAGTCAGTTCACCATACGACTTTGCCATGGACAAGTCGATTGGCACCTACCTATGCACCTTTGACTTTACGGAGAATGCTCTGCACGCTCTTGCTAGGGCACTTGTGGGAGATATTACACCTCTTGGAACTCTGCCTGGCACCTTgaggaagagcaagaaggtcCTCAAGTCAAGACAACACTGGCTCGTTGAGGAGTATCACCCAGACCGCGATGCCTCTGGTCTGGAAGATCTTATACGAGCTATCCACCGAGCAAGTGCTCCAGATCTGCAATTCCTACGGACCACGACTGCTGCCACCTTTCAACTTAAGAACCCCAATATCGCCGAGGCTCACATGGTTGTGAGAAACAGTAGCACGGGCGCTCTGTATGGCTTCGCTGCTACATACTTTTTGCACGGAGTTGGTATCTTGGCAGCGATCTTTGTTGATCCTTCTAAACGGGATGTATCCATCGGTAGATCTCTCCATCGACGGGCGCTCAGGAGTCTCATGCAGCGACGTGGGATCAAGAAGGTCCAACTTGGGTCTGCTTTTCCTGGCGTCTTCCTGGGAATCCCCGTCGACATCGAGGTGAATACCGTCAAGGAGTGGTTCTCAAACAGCGGCTGGGATGTGCAATTCCCCCGCAGGGTCACCAACATGATCATCCAGGACCTCCCGAATTGGTCTGCCCCAGAAGGTCTACTACAAAGCATTCAAAGAGCCAACATCAGCTTTGACCTGATCCACGGCCTGGATAACGGGGACGGCGTCCTCAGCCACGTGCGTACACACGCCAATGCTGAGATCCTTGAGCTGTATCGATACGCTCTATCAGACACTAAGTCATGTGGAATTGTGCGTGCAAAGGACGCGACGGGCAGTTTACTCGGCACTATTATTATCTCGAAGCAACATGGCTCTCTGGCAACACACGTGCCAGCTCTGTTGTCTCATACTGAGGACATTAGTGGCATCCTTGCACCAATTGTCCCGGCAATGCCACAGTCAAACCTCGTTTTGCAAGGCCTAGCACTCATGGGTGTTCGCCAGAGCAAGGGTCacaaggcagccaaggtTGTTTTGGGCTGG GTTGTGGATGATGGCACTGAACCACTGGCTGCCATGGGATTCGAGACGCTTCAGGCTTTTGAAGAAATCACAAACTCTCCAGAGAAT TTTTCGAATCTTGGATGA
- a CDS encoding Glycoside hydrolase family 3, translating into MKLSSYLCAAVLATAGQAAKDTPLYKDPKASVDDRVADLLKRMTVKDKMAQLIQGDMSNYLNLTDGRVNKTGLAWNMDNRANSLWTGLYAKMETVKKAAKLAQDYMLKETELGIPTFVQSEGLHGVLILNGTIFNSPIGIGCSFNPELVEKMAGVIATESRALGINQLFSPQADLARELRFGRVEECFSEDSYLAGEMSYRYVKGLQAGGVSAMVKHFAAFATPEQGINTAPVHGGERELRSLYLPPLKRAIIDGGATSIMSSYNSYDGVPTVSDSYLLTDILRDEWGYEYYVISDAGGTARLANAFYICPIEDNECITLEALPAGNDVEMGGGYWSYESIPDLVKSGKLDEAILDKAVSRVLRSKFTMGLFEKPFTGVSDDKIWDYINTKKHKKLARDLDAESIVLLENHDNVLPLKKDANVAVIGPMAHGYVNYGDYVIHTAPSRGITPLDGIKAVSKGKVTYAKGCERWSNDDSGFDEAVAAAEKADVAVVVVGTWSRDQNELWAGLNATTGEHIDVSNLDLVGAMPRLVKAIIETGKPTVVVYSSGKPITEPWISEEAAALVQQFYQSEQGGYALADILYGEVNPSGKLSVSFPYDVGTLPIYYDHLNSARTWPNPGKVYENGTLVFGSNYVLENPTALYEFGYGLSYSKFEFSNIAVSKENVTASDTVTVSVDVANKSKRDGAEVVQLYVKDMLASVDVPRFQLKGFKKVTVKAGKTTTVKIDLKVADWGLWNRKMKYVVEPGDFTVYVGNSSENFKGNVTVTVA; encoded by the exons ATGAAGCTCTCATCATATCTCTGCGCGGCGGTCCTGGCCACGGCTGGTCAGGCCGCCAAGGACACGCCGCTGTACAAGGACCCCAAGGCCTCTGTGGATGATCGTGTTGCCGATCTCCTCAAGCGCATgacggtcaaggacaagatggcCCAGCTCATCCAGGGCGACATGTCCAACTATCTCAACCTCACCGATGGCAGGGTGAACAAGACAGGCTTGGCCTGGAACATGGACAACCGTGCCAACTCTCTCTGGACTGGCCTAtatgccaagatggagacTGTAAAGAAGGCTGCAAAGCTGGCACAGGACTATATGCTCAAGGAGACTGAGCTTG GTATCCCTACCTTTGTCCAGAGTGAGGGTCTTCATGGTGTCTTGATCCTCAATggcaccatcttcaactctcCCATTGGCATAGGATGCTCCTTCAACCCTGAGctcgttgagaagatggcagGCGTGATTGCTACTGAGAGCCGAGCTCTTGGTATCAACCAGCTGTTTTCCCCTCAAGCTGATCTCGCCCGAGAGTTGCGATTCGGCCGAGTGGAGGAGTGCTTCTCCGAGGACTCGTACCT CGCAGGAGAAATGTCATATCGGTACGTCAAGGGTCTCCAGGCCGGAGGCGTgtcggccatggtcaagCACTTT GCTGCTTTTGCTACCCCAGAGCAGGGTATCAACACCGCTCCAGTCCACGGTGGTGAGCGCGAGCTGCGGTCTCTCTACCTCCCACCCCTGAAGCGGGCCATCATTGATGGAGGTGCCACCTCTATCATGTCTTCCTACAACTCCTACGATGGAGTCCCAACTGTCTCCGACTCTTACCTCCTCACTGATATCCTTCGAGATGAGTGGGGTTATGAGTACTATGTCATCTCTGACGCTGGTGGCACTGCCCGTCTCGCCAACGCCTTCTACATCTGCCCCATTGAGGACAACGAATGCATTACTCTCGAG GCCCTCCCTGCCGGTAAcgatgtcgagatgggcgGTGGCTACTGGAGCTACGAGTCCATCCCCGACCTTGTCAAGTCTGGCAAGCTCGATGAGGCGATCCTCGACAAGGCCGTGTCCCGCGTGCTCCGCTCCAAGTTCACCATGGGTCTTTTCGAGAAGCCATTCACTGGCGTCTCTGACGACAAGATCTGGGActacatcaacaccaagaagcacaagaagCTCGCCCGTGACCTTGATGCTGAGAGTATCGTGCTCCTCGAGAACCACGACAACGTGCTGCCCTTGAAGAAGGACGCCAACGTGGCTGTTATTGGCCCCATGGCCCATGGCTATGTCAAT TACGGAGACTATGTCATCCACACTGCTCCATCTCGTGGCATCACACCCCTcgacggcatcaaggccgttagcaagggcaaggtcaccTACGCTAAGGGCTGTGAGCGCTGGTCCAACGACGACTCTGGCTTCGATGAGGCTGTCGCCGCCGCTGAAAAGGCCGACGTCGCAGTCGTCGTTGTCGGAACCTGGTCCCGCGACCAGAACGAGCTCTGGGCTGGCCTCAACGCCACCACCGGCGAGCACATTGACGTTagcaacctcgacctcgttGGTGCCATGCCCAGactcgtcaaggccatcatcgagaCCGGCAAGCCCACCGTTGTCGTCTACAGCTCTGGCAAGCCCATCACCGAGCCCTGGATCTCCGAGGAGGCCGCCGCTCTCGTCCAGCAGTTCTACCAGTCCGAGCAGGGCGGATACGCTCTTGCCGATATCCTCTACGGCGAGGTTAACCCCTCTGGAAAGCTCTCCGTCAGCTTCCCCTACGACGTCGGAACTCTGCCCATCTACTACGACCACCTCAACTCTGCTCGCACGTGGCCCAACCCCGGCAAGGTGTACGAGAACGGCACCCTCGTCTTTGGCAGCAACTACGTCCTTGAGAACCCCACCGCCCTCTACGAGTTTGGCTACGGTCTCTCCTACAGCAAGTTCGAGTTCTCCAACATTGCCGTGTCCAAGGAGAACGTCACCGCTTCCGACACTGTCACCGTCTCTGTCGACGTTGCCAACAAGTCGAAGCGAGACGGCGCCGAGGTTGTGCAGCTGTACGTCAAGGACATGCTCGCTTCGGTCGACGTGCCCCGATTCCAGCTcaagggcttcaagaagGTCACCGTCAAGGCCGGCAAGACCACCACTGTCAAGATCGACCTCAAGGTTGCTGACTGGGGTCTGTGGAACCGCAAGATGAAGTACGTCGTCGAGCCTGGTGACTTTACCGTCTATGTCGGCAACTCGAGCGAGAACTTCAAGGGCAATGTGACAGTCACTGTTGCGTAA
- a CDS encoding Gal-mutarotas-2 domain-containing protein, with product MHLRDGMWLPAEGVRTEYAEDVYEITPQEDQQALNLLCPVKHINSRGDTLNQPTVTLDLKAEMDGVISIESTHWAGAQNKGPHFDLFPDGKPSVEGKIVKSDKGTTLQSGSLSATIHPDTHNFEIKLHSTDGSKHLTTLGNRSTGFAYTTAPSTPMQLGDMRDFKHYMFMQTTLSVGESVHGLGERFGAWNKVGQNVILWNADGGTSSDQAYKNVSFWMSNRGYGVFIDNPGRVDMEIGSERCCRVQTTVEGQRLKMYIIYGDGPKDVLKKYTTLTGKANKVPSWSFGLWLTTSFTTNYDEATVNSFLEGMKARGSPVDVFHYDCFWMKGFRWTDFVFDAERFPDPKAQIARLKESGLCKKVCVWINPYIGQAGEAFKHAAEKGYLLKRKNGDVWQWDLWQAGMGLLDVTNPEACAWYVECLNGLFDKGVDALKTDFGERIPTLDVQWHDPNVDPHKMHNYYAFLYNKLVYEAVQKRYGKDEAVLYARAACAGTQRFPLVWGGDCESTPEALAESVRGGLSMGLSGYSFWSCDIGGFEGYPPPWIYKRWVAMGLLCSHSRLHGSNSYRVPWTVDNDDQTEEGCSKTLAKFTALKTRLMPYFYAQAMESIEGGIPMSLRSVALEFPNDPTAWYLDRQFMVGSQLLAAPVFEESGEVEFYLPKGKWTSYFTNEVKTGPGWFKEKHAFGTLPLYVRENTILVLGSRKQVGAAYDYANDVEVALYQTSPGAKTTVVDGDGKVVAELAVGSDGKLEGTQALKGDFKVVEKGRDLEGDAPVSIEAL from the coding sequence ATGCATCTGCGCGATGGTATGTGGCTGCCCGCCGAGGGCGTCCGCACCGAGTATGCTGAGGACGTCTACGAGATCACCCCCCAGGAGGACCAGCAGGCATTGAACCTGCTGTGCCCGGTCAAGCACATCAACTCCCGCGGCGACACCCTCAACCAGCCGACCGTGACcctcgacctcaaggccgagatggacggCGTCATTTCCATCGAGTCGACACACTGGGCCGGCGCCCAGAACAAGGGCCCTCACTTTGACCTCTTCCCCGATGGAAAGCCTTCTGTCGAGGGCAAGATCGTCAAGAGCGACAAGGGCACGACTCTGCAGTCCGGCTCCCTGTCCGCCACGATCCATCCCGACACTCACAACTTTGAGATCAAGCTGCACAGCACCGACGGCTCCAAGCACCTCACGACGCTGGGCAACCGCAGCACCGGCTTCGCCTACACAACCGCTCCCAGCACGCCCATGCAGCTGGGTGACATGCGAGACTTTAAGCACTACATGTTTATGCAGACGACTCTCTCGGTCGGCGAGTCGGTCCACGGCCTTGGAGAGCGCTTTGGCGCCTGGAACAAGGTCGGCCAGAACGTCATCCTCTGGAACGCCGATGGAGGCACTTCCAGTGACCAGGCTTACAAGAACGTCTCGTTCTGGATGAGCAACCGTGGATACGGAGTCTTTATCGATAACCCGGGCCGTGTGGACATGGAGATTGGCAGCGAGCGATGCTGCCGAGTTCAGACCACTGTTGAAGGCCAGCGCCTTAAGATGTACATCATTTACGGCGACGGTCCCAAGGATGTGCTCAAGAAGTACACTACCCTTACtggcaaggccaacaaggtTCCCAGCTGGAGCTTTGGTCTCTGGCTGACCACCAGCTTCACCACAAACTACGACGAGGCCACCGTCAACTCGTTCCTCGAGGGCATGAAGGCCCGCGGCTCGCCCGTCGACGTCTTCCACTACGACTGCTTCTGGATGAAGGGTTTCCGCTGGACAGATTTTGTCTTTGACGCCGAGCGATTCCCAGACCCCAAGGCTCAGATTGCCCGACTCAAGGAGAGCGGCCTGTGCAAGAAGGTCTGCGTCTGGATCAACCCCTACATCGGCCAGGCTGGTGAGGCCTTCAAGCATGCCGCTGAGAAGGGTTATCTTCTTAAGCGCAAGAACGGCGATGTCTGGCAGTGGGATCTGTGGCAGGCCGGTATGGGTCTTCTGGACGTTACCAACCCTGAGGCTTGCGCTTGGTACGTCGAGTGCCTCAACGGCCTTTTCGACAAGGGtgtcgatgccctcaagacCGACTTTGGCGAGCGTATCCCCACGCTCGACGTCCAGTGGCACGACCCCAACGTCGACCCTCACAAGATGCACAACTACTACGCCTTCCTCTATAACAAGCTTGTATACGAGGCCGTGCAGAAGCGCTACGGCAAGGACGAGGCTGTCCTCTACGCCCGTGCTGCCTGTGCCGGAACCCAAAGATTCCCTCTCGTCTGGGGCGGTGACTGCGAGTCGACCCCTGAGGCTCTGGCGGAATCCGTCCGTGGTGGTCTCTCCATGGGTCTGAGCGGATACTCCTTCTGGAGCTGTGATATCGGCGGCTTCGAGGGTTACCCACCTCCGTGGATCTACAAGCGATGGGTTGCCATGGGTCTTCTCTGCAGTCACAGCCGTCTCCATGGTAGCAACTCTTACCGTGTGCCCTGGACCGTCGACAACGACGACCAGACCGAGGAGGGCTGCTCCAAGACCCTGGCCAAGTTCACGGCGCTCAAGACGCGTCTGATGCCGTACTTCTATGCGCAGGCCATGGAGTCGATCGAGGGCGGTATCCCCATGTCCCTCCGATCCGTGGCCCTCGAGTTCCCCAACGACCCCACAGCCTGGTATCTCGACCGCCAATTCATGGTCGGATCCCAGCTGCTTGCGGCCCCCGTCTTCGAAGAGTCGGGCGAGGTCGAGTTCTACCTCCCCAAGGGCAAGTGGACGTCTTACTTCACCAATGAGGTCAAGACTGGACCTGGCTggttcaaggagaagcacgCCTTTGGCACGCTTCCCCTGTACGTCCGCGAGAACaccatccttgtcctcggcagCCGCAAGCAGGTCGGAGCCGCTTACGACTACGCCAACGATGTCGAGGTTGCCCTCTACCAGACTTCCCCTGGCGCCAAGACGACGGTTGtcgacggcgatggcaaggTTGTTGCCGAGCTTGCTGTCGGTTCTGACGGTAAGCTTGAGGGCACTCAGGCTCTCAAGGGCGATTTCAAGGTTGTGGAGAAAGGTCGTGACCTTGAGGGAGATGCTCCCGTGTCGATTGAGGCCCTGTAA